A genomic window from Terrisporobacter glycolicus ATCC 14880 = DSM 1288 includes:
- a CDS encoding putative sporulation protein YtxC, protein MTDKMMQISFLPQDIGLIKEYFHGKNYSKLISYDKTLDSIYVNMSKMKSCDTLCSGISDLIIGLIKERDLKEYIWKTYTNISEEDKKSVYREAVNLFDKKEDFIKETIYSKVNEFIIENNDLNLEGFVKFRMKDFISYISILSDIAMEEHLIKRDKKEFLDSLKYFIDIQEEKMELLRITIMKDGNFVLSDENGREVENLNNEEIMNLARSEDLNNEDILISAIMTLCPKKIEILDNSNNNKSKDIIEMVNLLFEGKVTVIYSN, encoded by the coding sequence ATGACAGACAAAATGATGCAAATAAGTTTTTTACCCCAAGATATAGGACTAATTAAAGAATATTTCCATGGAAAGAATTACTCTAAATTGATTAGTTATGATAAAACTTTAGACAGTATATATGTAAATATGTCTAAAATGAAAAGTTGTGACACACTTTGCTCTGGTATTTCAGATTTAATAATAGGCTTAATAAAAGAAAGAGATTTAAAAGAGTACATATGGAAAACTTACACTAATATAAGTGAAGAGGATAAAAAAAGTGTATATAGAGAAGCTGTAAATTTATTTGACAAAAAAGAAGATTTTATAAAAGAAACTATATATAGTAAAGTAAATGAATTTATCATAGAAAATAACGACCTAAATTTAGAAGGATTTGTTAAATTTAGAATGAAAGATTTTATTAGTTATATTTCTATACTAAGTGATATTGCAATGGAAGAACATTTAATAAAAAGAGATAAAAAAGAATTTCTAGATTCTTTAAAATATTTTATCGATATACAAGAAGAAAAGATGGAATTACTTAGAATTACAATTATGAAAGATGGTAACTTTGTCCTGAGTGATGAAAATGGAAGAGAGGTTGAAAATCTTAATAATGAAGAAATTATGAATCTTGCTAGATCAGAAGATTTAAATAACGAAGATATTTTAATAAGTGCAATAATGACATTATGTCCTAAGAAAATAGAAATACTTGATAATTCAAATAATAATAAATCAAAAGATATTATAGAAATGGTAAATCTATTATTTGAAGGGAAGGTAACAGTAATATATAGTAATTAA
- a CDS encoding ABC transporter permease, whose translation MQDLAIIISTTLMYSTPLIYTALGGVFSENSGIVNIGLEGMMTIGAFSGAATGFITGNPWLAFLAGGLAGAFFALIHAFATISFNADHTISGVAINLLAPGFALFVSKIMFAGATTTPTIPMENKIPRIFNGTFPAGSILDTIFNNYATVYLAFVLVIVAYYVLYKTKFGLRIRSVGEHPGAADTLGINVSRVRYSSVLISGFLAGLGGASMSLALVSSFRPTLVSGQGYIAMAAVIFGKWRPQWAALACLLFGFSTALSVYFGSPTLPFTINENLLSMIPYVVTLIILVLFVKSSKAPSALGNPYKKGER comes from the coding sequence ATGCAAGATTTAGCGATTATAATTAGTACAACGTTAATGTATTCAACTCCCCTTATATATACAGCATTAGGCGGAGTATTTTCTGAAAACTCAGGTATAGTTAATATAGGTTTAGAAGGTATGATGACAATAGGTGCATTTTCAGGTGCAGCAACTGGTTTTATAACAGGTAATCCTTGGTTAGCGTTTTTAGCAGGAGGATTAGCAGGAGCATTCTTTGCATTAATACACGCTTTTGCAACTATTAGTTTTAATGCAGACCACACAATATCAGGTGTTGCAATAAACTTATTGGCGCCAGGTTTTGCTTTATTTGTATCTAAAATAATGTTTGCTGGAGCAACTACAACACCGACAATACCAATGGAAAATAAAATACCAAGAATATTTAATGGTACATTCCCAGCTGGTAGTATATTAGACACAATTTTTAATAATTATGCAACTGTATATCTTGCATTTGTATTAGTAATAGTAGCATACTATGTTTTATATAAAACTAAATTTGGTCTTAGAATAAGATCTGTTGGTGAGCACCCAGGTGCTGCAGATACATTAGGAATAAATGTCTCTAGAGTAAGATATAGTTCAGTTTTAATATCAGGATTTTTAGCAGGGCTTGGTGGAGCTTCAATGTCACTTGCATTAGTTTCTTCATTTAGACCTACATTAGTATCTGGACAAGGATACATAGCTATGGCGGCTGTTATATTCGGAAAGTGGAGACCTCAATGGGCAGCACTTGCTTGTTTATTATTTGGTTTCTCTACAGCGTTATCTGTATACTTTGGAAGTCCAACACTACCATTCACAATAAATGAAAACTTATTATCTATGATACCTTATGTTGTAACATTAATAATATTAGTGTTATTTGTTAAGAGCTCTAAAGCTCCGTCGGCTTTAGGTAACCCTTACAAAAAAGGTGAAAGATAA
- a CDS encoding ABC transporter permease: MENSLKSKKKSFIDDAVKFSFLSILLGLLVGAIVLIISGNSPIEAYGAMIEGIIGKPKYIAWTIIKATPYILTGLSIAFAFKTGLFNIGAEGQFIIGALVATVVGYSINLPAIIHIPLTIILAGLAGGLWGSIAGFLKSKFGINEVIATIMLNWIAFYLSNFMVSSSFISVPNSEASVNIQDSASIGIDWLKSLVGPATSVNWGIIISIVLVFAIWFILTKTTLGFELRAVGHNKDAAEYAGIDVGKSILKSMAIAGLLAGVAGAIQVMGVTHNITVLAAQEGYGFDGIAVALIANSNPIGVIFSGLLFGAFKYGGIKMQSVGAPSEVINIVIGSIVFFIALSNGLRMLYIKMKQKKTKGGNV, translated from the coding sequence ATGGAAAATAGCTTAAAAAGTAAGAAAAAATCTTTTATAGATGATGCTGTTAAGTTTTCATTCTTATCAATCCTTCTAGGTTTACTTGTTGGAGCAATAGTTCTTATTATTTCAGGAAACAGTCCTATAGAAGCTTATGGAGCTATGATTGAAGGTATAATTGGAAAGCCCAAATATATAGCATGGACTATAATAAAGGCTACACCATATATTCTTACAGGTCTTTCTATAGCCTTTGCTTTTAAAACAGGATTATTTAATATAGGTGCAGAGGGTCAATTTATAATAGGCGCACTAGTTGCAACAGTAGTGGGCTATAGTATTAACTTACCAGCTATAATTCATATTCCATTAACAATAATTTTAGCAGGGCTTGCAGGAGGACTTTGGGGTTCTATAGCAGGCTTCCTAAAATCTAAGTTTGGGATAAATGAAGTTATAGCAACAATAATGTTAAACTGGATTGCTTTTTACTTAAGTAACTTCATGGTATCAAGTTCGTTTATATCAGTACCCAATAGTGAAGCTTCAGTGAACATACAAGATAGTGCAAGTATAGGTATAGATTGGTTAAAAAGTTTAGTTGGACCAGCTACTAGTGTTAACTGGGGTATAATTATATCAATAGTACTAGTATTTGCAATATGGTTTATATTAACAAAAACTACTTTAGGTTTTGAACTTAGAGCAGTTGGTCACAATAAAGATGCAGCAGAATATGCTGGAATAGATGTTGGAAAATCAATATTAAAATCTATGGCTATAGCAGGTTTATTAGCGGGGGTTGCAGGAGCAATACAAGTTATGGGTGTAACTCATAATATAACAGTTCTTGCAGCACAAGAAGGATATGGATTTGATGGTATAGCTGTTGCATTAATAGCAAACAGTAATCCAATAGGAGTAATATTCTCAGGCTTATTATTTGGTGCATTTAAATATGGTGGAATAAAAATGCAATCTGTTGGAGCACCATCAGAAGTAATAAATATAGTTATAGGATCAATAGTATTCTTCATCGCATTAAGTAATGGATTAAGAATGTTATATATAAAAATGAAACAAAAGAAAACAAAAGGGGGTAATGTATAA